CCACAGCTCCTGATGCAGAGCCAATCGATTGAATAATGACATTTTCCAGGATTGTGCTTTTTCTCTTAAACCAGTTTGCAAAACCAACAGCAAGAATAGCAATCGGAATCGCAGCTTCAAAGACCTGACCAACTTTCAAACCAAGATAGGATGCTGAAAAAGTAAAAAATAGAGACATTATAAGACCCAATGTAACTGAACGGATGCTTATCTCATGAATTAATGATTCAGAAGGGACATAAGATATATATTTCTCTCCTGGCTTAAGCTCCCTGTATGCTTCTGGAGGTAAACCTTTTTTCTTGTTTTCCATTTTCTCCTTTTTACAAATTTAGTAACACTTCCCAAATTTTTTTAATAGCACAAATTAAATTAATATTTTTCATTTTTAACTACCCTAAAAATTTATTAAAAAAATTGGGAAGTGTCCCTAATTAAAATCTTCCGAGTATCTCATCAACGGAAGTTTTATAAACTTCATAATTCAATTTCACCTGGAGTTCTTTCTGTATTCTTGCTAAATAAGCCTGGTAAAATTTTTTCTGTTCTAATTCTTTCAAAGTCTTCTTTATTCTTTCTTTTTCTTCTTTAAAAGCATTCTTATCCAATTCCTTTTTTTCGGAGACTTTCACGATAAAATATCCATTTTCATACTTTAATGGCTGAGAAACCTCTCCTTTGTCCATTACAAAGAGTCTTTCTTCAATTGAAGGAATTGTTCCAATTCCTTCTAAATAATCTCCTCTTTTGAAATCTTTTTGATAATATTCAAAATTGTATTTTTTAACATCATTTTCGAAAGATTCAGAATTTCTTACTACTGTAAATAATGAATTTGCCCTTGTCAGAGCGTGATCATCCTTTAATTTTTCCATCAGGTCAATTTTTACTTTTTCTCTCACTTCCTGGAATGATGGATCTCTTTCCTTTTGAATCTCTTTGAGTTCAACAACTACAGCTCCATTAAAAGTAAAAAATGGCTCGCTTATCTCGCCTTTTTTTATTTGAAATAAAGTATTGCTTATGTATCCTGAAGGATCTATCTCCTCTAATGAAGCACCTTTTGTAAGATAAGTTGTCCAGTTTATTTTAATTCCTTTTCTTTTTGCAACTCTTTCCAGGCTCTTTTCTTTTCTGGTCTCTTTAAAAATTTCCTGAGCTCTCTTTTCTCCCAATTCCTGAGCCTTCTGATAATGGAGAATTTCTTTTATCTGAAATTTAACTTCCTCGAATGGCCGTGTCACTGGAGGAATTTTCTCTGTGATTTTTAAAATAGAGTACCCATGTTCTATCTCTAACACTTCTGAAACACCACTTTCTGGAAGATCCATTATTCTTCTCTGCTCTTCTGAAGAAAGTTGATGCCACTCAGTATATCCCCAATCTCCTCCTGAGGAAGCCTTTTCATCCTCGGAGAAAATCTTTGCCAGACTTGAAAAATCCTCACCTTTTTTAACTCTCTCATAAAGCTCGTTTGTCTTATCTTTGATTAAATCCAGATGTTTATCATCTTTTTTCAGAAATATTCGAGAAACTCTTATTTTTTCAGGAATCTGGAATTGTTCCTGATTATCCTCATAATAAGAAAGTTGCTCACCCTCTGTAACATCAATCTCTTTTTTTAAGTCCTCAAAATTTAAGAGCACATAAATTCCTTTTCTCTTTTCGGGAATTCTAAATTTTTCTTTATTAATTTTAAAGCATTCTTGCACTTCTTTCAGAGAAGGCTCATTTTCAAGAATTATTTTACTTTTATCTATCTTAGCATATTCCATTCTGATTGTTTCTTTTTCTTTTTTAAACTCGTTCAAAATCTCCTGTTCAGAAATGGGGATGCCGGATGAAATTATTTCCGAGAATTTTCTCATCAGAGCTTCTTTTCTTACACTATTTTCATACTCCTTTATGGAAATTCTATTGTAGGCTAAGATTCTCTGATACTCTTCAAAACCGATGAATCTTCCATCTTTCTGAAATAGAGGATTATTTAAAATTGCATGTTTTATTTCTTCCTTTGTTACAGAAATACCCATTTTCTTAGCAACCTGAAATACTATTTCTTCCTGGATCATCTGGTTTAATACCTGCTCAGGAATTCTTAATTGTTCGATAAGTGATCTTTTCAATCTTCCTTTATAATTTCTTGATATTTGTTGAAGTTGCGAAAGGAGACTATATTTAAAATCTTCTGTTGTTATTTTTTTCTTTCCTACAACTGCAAGGGAATTTTCTGACTGATTAAAAGATAATCTTCCGCTTCCCCAGCTATAAAAAATGAAGAAAATAAACGAAGCTATTACAATCCATAACGATACTGAAAGGGATTTCAAATTTCTCCTCATTGCCTCAAGCATTTAGCTATTCCTCCTTACTCCAAGAGAACTTTATATTACACATCCATAAATTAATCAAGCTACTAAAATAAACTTGATAATTTAAAGATTCTTCAAGTATCATAGGACTGTGAAAATTTCATTAATTTCTATTACTCCAAATCCAGAAAAGGTTATTGAATTAGCCGGCAGAACCTCATATCTTTCTTTTGACAAGTATACAGAATTTCCAATTTTAGAGGCATCTCCTGAAAATTCAAGAGAATTCAAAATCTTCCGAACCGAAGATTTTCCTGAGTTAAAGAACTTGAATGAAGGAGATGAATTTTCCTTTGAGAAAAAGAAGTGGAAAATTCATAAAAAATGGAGAAACTCCGCGGAGAAATTTATAAAAATGATAATAAGAAATGGACATCTCTCCGTTCTTGAACATGCGTACGCCACATTCAGAATTTCCGGCGGATCAAGAAGCTTTACCCATCAGCTTGTGAGACATCGATTGGCTTCCTATACACAACAAAGTCAGAGATATGTTGATGAGGAAAATTTTAATTATATCATACCTGATTCTATTAAAAAAAATAAAGAAGCTAAAAAAATTTACAATACTTTTATTGAACAATCACGAGATTCATACAAAAAATTGAAAGAATTGGGAATTCCAAAGCAAGATGCAAGGTTTGTATTGCCAAACGCAATTGAAAGCGAAATAGTTGTTTCGGCTAACTTTAGGGAATGGCGTCATATAATAGATTTAAGGGGCAATTCTAAAGCCCAGTGGGAAATTAGAAAAGCAATTATAAAAATCCTGAAAATTTTAAAGAAAAAAGCTCCCATTGTTTTCGATGACTACATTTTAGATGAAAAAAAGATACTTATAACAAAGAAAGAACAAAGAATAATTAAATCTGAGGTAGAATAAGGTAATTATTGTATTTTATTTTGATAAGATTAAATAAATTTGATATAATTTATTTTTAATAGGAGGAAAGATGAAGCAGGGCATTCATCCAGAATATGTCGAATGTGTGGTTCATTGCGCATGTGGAAATACTTTTATCACCCGTTCGACAAAAAAAGAGATAAGGGTGGAAATATGTTCCCAATGCCATCCCTTTTTTACGGGTAAACAGAAACTCATCGATTCAGCTGGAAGGGTTGAAAAATTTAAGAAAAAATATGAAAAAAGAAAAACTTTAAAATGATAGAGCATTTAGAAACAATAGAAAAGAAATATGAAGAAATAATAAATAAACTGAGCCTTCCAGAAATATTTACAGACAATACAAAATACGTATTTCTTTTGAAAGAAAAATCCTATCTCGAACCTATAGTTAAAAAATACAAAGAATACAAAGGCCTTTTGAAGAGAAAAAATGAAGCCCTTGAAATAGTCGAAGATCCAAATTCAGACCAAGAATTTAAAAAGTTAGCCAGGGAAGAGTTAAAAGAAATTGAAAAAATAGAAAATAACATAACAAAGGAATTGAGAATGTTGCTAATCCCAAAAGACCCGAATGATGAAAAGAATGTATTTCTTGAAATAAGAGCAGGTGCAGGAGGTCATGAAGCCTCTCTTTTTGCTCAGGAACTTTTCAGAATGTATACTAAATTTGCAGAAAAAAATAACTGGAAAGTGGAGATATTAGATGAAAGCCTTTCAGAAATAGGAGGAATAAAAGAAACGATAATCTCTGTCTCAGGAAAAGATGTATGGAAAAAATTGAAATGGGAAAGGGGAGTCCACAGAGTCCAGAGAGTTCCAAAAACTGAAACATCAGGAAGAATTCACACATCAACAGTTACTGTAGCTGTTCTTCCTGAAGTAGATGAAATAGAAGTCAATATCAACCCAAAAGATTTAAGAATAGAAGCTTTTGGAGCATCTGGACCTGGCGGTCAGAATGTAAACAGGAATTATACTGCAATCAGGATAACTCATATTCCCACAGGAATTGTTGTAAGCTGTCAAGATGAGAAATCCCAGCACAGAAATAAAGAAAAAGCATCAAGAATTCTTCGGTCCAAACTTCACGAGATGGCTTTAAACGAGCAACAGGCAAAAATCTCTGAGGATAGAAAAAAGCAGGTTGGAAACGCAGAAAGGGCTGAAAAAATAAGAACCTACAATTTTCCCCAGGGGAGAGTAACTGATCATAGAATTAACCTCACTCTCCAGAAACTACAAAATATCCTGGATGGAAATCTTGATGAAATTATAGACTCCCTTTCAGAATTTTATAATTCAAAAGCTTTAGAAGAAACAATCGCAATACCTGCATAAATTCTTCTTCTATTCTCCATCAAAGATGACATCCATTGCTGATTTTTTAGAATCAGCTTCAAGCTATTTATACCAGGATAATCATCTTGCCTCAAGGAGAGAAATAGTTCAAATAATTTCGTTTGTGCTAAATAAAAGTAAGGAATATCTTTATGCAAACATGGAAAAAGATTTAAAAGAAACGGAGATGGATAAAATCTTGAAATTTATTCAAAAAAGAAAAAATGGATTTCCGTTACAATATATTGTAAAGAAACAGGAATTCTGGTCACTGGATTTTAAAATTTCAAAGGGTGTTTTTATACCAAGACCAGAGAGTGAATTAATAGTTGAAAAAACAATTGAATTATTTGGCAAAGAAGAAGGGATTATTGTAGATGTAGGAACAGGATGTGGAAATATTGCGATATCCATTGCCAGAGAATTGCCCAAAGCTAAAATAATAGGAATTGATGTGTCATTGAAGGCAATTAAATTCGCCCAAATAAATGCTAAATTGCATAAAGTCGAAGATAGAGTTGAGTTTTTAAAGGGAAGATTTCTGAAACCCCTGGACGAAAAAGAATTTTTAGAAAAAATTGATATAATTGTATCCAACCCTCCTTATATCTCTCCCGAAGAATGGAAATCTTTACCCTCTGAAATTAAAAAATTTGAACCAAAAAGAACTCTTGTATCTTCAAATAATGGATTATCTTTCATTAAAAAATTAATTAATGATTCTTCTATTTATGTAAAAAAAGGGGGGTATCTCATTTTCGAAATAGGAAATGAGCAAGGAGAAATCATTAAATCTTTTTTACCAAACCAATGGAAACTTTTAAAAATAGAAAAAGATTTAGCTAACTTCCCTCGGGTCATTATTTTAAAAAAGCAAATACATTAAATAGGCCTCTGAAAAAGTAATTTCGTATTAATAAAATAACTTTTTAAAATTTGATAATTTACATTGTAGATATAAAAGAGATCTCCTTAAAAATTAATTGACTTTATCTTTTCAATAATAAGATAATAAAAAAATGAAAATAGAAAGAGTAACACTAATCGAACCAAAATCCAGTAGTTTCAACATCTATACTGGTACTAAAATTCTCAGATTGGGACTTCCAATAATTTCTTCAATATTAAAAGAAATGAGAATCGAATCTAAAATTTATTATGAGGAGATTTCTGAGATTGACTGGGAAGAGATAAAAAAATCAGATTTAGTAGGAATCTCTACGATTACATCTACATCAAACGAAGCCTATCAAATCTCCGATAGAGTTAAATCTCTTGGAATTCCAGTAGTTATGGGAGGAGCCCATGTAACATTCTTACCGGACGAGGCTCTTGAGCACTGCGATTTTGTTATACGGGGAGAAGGGGAAGAAACAATAAGAGAGCTAATCTCAGCGTTAAGAAATGATGGGACACTGGAAACTATAAAAGGACTTTCATATAAAAATGAATTGGGAAGAATCGTCCATAATCCTCTTAGGCCATTGATTACCGACCTCGATAAAATTCCTTCTCCTGATTTTTCCTCAATAGTAAACTTCAAAAAAATTCATACCATTCCAGTTTATTTTTCAAGAGGGTGTCCATATCTTTGTGAGTTTTGTTCTGTTACATCTTTATTCGGAAGAAAAATCAGAATCAGAAACATAGAAAATGTAATAAGTGATATAAAAAAGTTTTATCCTGAAAGAAAGAATTTTTTCTTCATAGATGACAATTTTGTTATTGATCCGGAGAAGACGAAAGAACTTTTAAAAAAAATAAAAGAAGAGAATCTGAAAATAAAATGGTCAGCTCAGATAAGAGTGGATGCAGCAAAAGACGAGGAACTCCTCAAGATAATGAAAGAATCTGGATGCGTTTTTGTGTATGTTGGATTTGAATCGATAAACCCCGAATCCTTAAAAGGAGTAAAAAAGAACCAACTTGTCTCAGAGTATAAAAATACTGTAAAAAAATTGAGAAGACATAAAATAAATGTTCATGGAATGTTTGTTTTTGGCTTTGATGAGGATGACGAATCTATCTTTTCAAAAACATTGAAATATGTTTTAAAAATTAAAATGACAACCATTCAATTTCTAATTCTCTGCCCGATTCCCGGATCTAACCTATATAAGATTCTTAAAGAGAGAGCAAGAATTCTATCATCAGCTTGGAATAGATATGATGGCCATTTTGTTGTATTCAAGCCACTAAAAGTTTCTGCATACAAATTACAAACCGAAACAATCAAGGCAATGAAAAAATTCTATTCTCTTCCTCAGATAATTAAGCTATTTCTGAAAATTAGATTCTCAAAAAATTATTTTACAACTATCTTTTTAAGAATCTATGGCAATATCCTCGTAAGAAAATGGATCAGGAATGACTTAAATAAGAATTACATAAAACATTTGAAAGAGTCAAGTTCGTAAATTAATTCTTATTTTCTTAAATGGAGAATCTAATTCCAAAAGGAGTAGCAAATAAAGTTTTAAGTGTTTTTAATCTTCTTTCAAAATTGATTGCATTAAAAAAAATAAACCCAAATATAATTACAATCTCAGGGATTCCCATAAATATTTTAGGAGGATATCTATATTCAAAAGGATATGTGCAAATTGCAGGGCTTATTGTATTATTGGCTTCTTTTACCGACATTTTAGATGGTCAGGTAGCAAAATTATTAAAAAAAGAATCAAAATTTGGGTCGGTTTTTGATTCCACGCTTGATAGATACAGTGAAATTATTATCTTTACAGGATTAATCCTTTTTTTTATAAAAAGATCTGAAAATTTATATTCCTTTTTAACATTCCTTGCCTTAACCGGATCAATCATGGTCAGCTATGTCAAAGCAAGGGCTGAAGGTGCCGGAATACCGATCAGCGGAGGATTTTTCAAAAGAGCTGAGAGAATAATTCTCCTCAGTGTTTGTTCAATTTTAGGAATTGATGTCTTGAAAATTTTTCTGTATATTATCACATTCACAACTCATTTAACTGCGGTTCAGAGGTTAATTTTAGTATATAAAAAAGAGAGGATAGAAACTCTGAATAGAAAGGAGGAGCAATGGGAAAAATAAAAGTTGCAATAATAGGTGTTGGAAATTGTGCTTCTTCTCTGGTGCAAGGTGTTGAATATTACAAAAAAGTGGAAAAAGATGTTTATATACCTGGGCTAATGCATACCAATATAGGAGGCTATTATGTTAAAGACATAGAATTCGTAGCTGCTTTTGATGTTGATAAATCCAAGGTGGGAAAAGATTTAAGTAAGGCAATTTTTTCTCCACCCAATAATACCAAGAAATTCTCAGAAGTACCTAAATTGAATGTAAAAGTTAGAAAAGGAATTGTCTTGGACAGTATCGGAAAGTACTTAAAAGAGGTAGTCGAAGAAGCCTCTGGAAAAACCGAAAATATCACAGAAATATTAAAAGAAAGCAAGGCTGAGGTTGTAATAAATTTTATTCCTGTAGGGAGCGAGAAAGCAACAAAATGGTATGCAGAAAAAATTCTTGAAGCTGACTGTGGAATGATTAATGCAATTCCTGTATTCATAGCAAGCAATAAGGAATGGCAGAAAAAATTTAAAGATAAGGGGCTTCCCTTAATTGGAGACGATATCAAA
This genomic stretch from Acidobacteriota bacterium harbors:
- a CDS encoding SurA N-terminal domain-containing protein, which gives rise to MLEAMRRNLKSLSVSLWIVIASFIFFIFYSWGSGRLSFNQSENSLAVVGKKKITTEDFKYSLLSQLQQISRNYKGRLKRSLIEQLRIPEQVLNQMIQEEIVFQVAKKMGISVTKEEIKHAILNNPLFQKDGRFIGFEEYQRILAYNRISIKEYENSVRKEALMRKFSEIISSGIPISEQEILNEFKKEKETIRMEYAKIDKSKIILENEPSLKEVQECFKINKEKFRIPEKRKGIYVLLNFEDLKKEIDVTEGEQLSYYEDNQEQFQIPEKIRVSRIFLKKDDKHLDLIKDKTNELYERVKKGEDFSSLAKIFSEDEKASSGGDWGYTEWHQLSSEEQRRIMDLPESGVSEVLEIEHGYSILKITEKIPPVTRPFEEVKFQIKEILHYQKAQELGEKRAQEIFKETRKEKSLERVAKRKGIKINWTTYLTKGASLEEIDPSGYISNTLFQIKKGEISEPFFTFNGAVVVELKEIQKERDPSFQEVREKVKIDLMEKLKDDHALTRANSLFTVVRNSESFENDVKKYNFEYYQKDFKRGDYLEGIGTIPSIEERLFVMDKGEVSQPLKYENGYFIVKVSEKKELDKNAFKEEKERIKKTLKELEQKKFYQAYLARIQKELQVKLNYEVYKTSVDEILGRF
- the thyX gene encoding FAD-dependent thymidylate synthase; this translates as MKISLISITPNPEKVIELAGRTSYLSFDKYTEFPILEASPENSREFKIFRTEDFPELKNLNEGDEFSFEKKKWKIHKKWRNSAEKFIKMIIRNGHLSVLEHAYATFRISGGSRSFTHQLVRHRLASYTQQSQRYVDEENFNYIIPDSIKKNKEAKKIYNTFIEQSRDSYKKLKELGIPKQDARFVLPNAIESEIVVSANFREWRHIIDLRGNSKAQWEIRKAIIKILKILKKKAPIVFDDYILDEKKILITKKEQRIIKSEVE
- the rpmE gene encoding 50S ribosomal protein L31; this encodes MKQGIHPEYVECVVHCACGNTFITRSTKKEIRVEICSQCHPFFTGKQKLIDSAGRVEKFKKKYEKRKTLK
- the prfA gene encoding peptide chain release factor 1, whose protein sequence is MIEHLETIEKKYEEIINKLSLPEIFTDNTKYVFLLKEKSYLEPIVKKYKEYKGLLKRKNEALEIVEDPNSDQEFKKLAREELKEIEKIENNITKELRMLLIPKDPNDEKNVFLEIRAGAGGHEASLFAQELFRMYTKFAEKNNWKVEILDESLSEIGGIKETIISVSGKDVWKKLKWERGVHRVQRVPKTETSGRIHTSTVTVAVLPEVDEIEVNINPKDLRIEAFGASGPGGQNVNRNYTAIRITHIPTGIVVSCQDEKSQHRNKEKASRILRSKLHEMALNEQQAKISEDRKKQVGNAERAEKIRTYNFPQGRVTDHRINLTLQKLQNILDGNLDEIIDSLSEFYNSKALEETIAIPA
- the prmC gene encoding peptide chain release factor N(5)-glutamine methyltransferase, whose amino-acid sequence is MTSIADFLESASSYLYQDNHLASRREIVQIISFVLNKSKEYLYANMEKDLKETEMDKILKFIQKRKNGFPLQYIVKKQEFWSLDFKISKGVFIPRPESELIVEKTIELFGKEEGIIVDVGTGCGNIAISIARELPKAKIIGIDVSLKAIKFAQINAKLHKVEDRVEFLKGRFLKPLDEKEFLEKIDIIVSNPPYISPEEWKSLPSEIKKFEPKRTLVSSNNGLSFIKKLINDSSIYVKKGGYLIFEIGNEQGEIIKSFLPNQWKLLKIEKDLANFPRVIILKKQIH
- a CDS encoding radical SAM protein; amino-acid sequence: MKIERVTLIEPKSSSFNIYTGTKILRLGLPIISSILKEMRIESKIYYEEISEIDWEEIKKSDLVGISTITSTSNEAYQISDRVKSLGIPVVMGGAHVTFLPDEALEHCDFVIRGEGEETIRELISALRNDGTLETIKGLSYKNELGRIVHNPLRPLITDLDKIPSPDFSSIVNFKKIHTIPVYFSRGCPYLCEFCSVTSLFGRKIRIRNIENVISDIKKFYPERKNFFFIDDNFVIDPEKTKELLKKIKEENLKIKWSAQIRVDAAKDEELLKIMKESGCVFVYVGFESINPESLKGVKKNQLVSEYKNTVKKLRRHKINVHGMFVFGFDEDDESIFSKTLKYVLKIKMTTIQFLILCPIPGSNLYKILKERARILSSAWNRYDGHFVVFKPLKVSAYKLQTETIKAMKKFYSLPQIIKLFLKIRFSKNYFTTIFLRIYGNILVRKWIRNDLNKNYIKHLKESSS
- a CDS encoding CDP-alcohol phosphatidyltransferase family protein; amino-acid sequence: MENLIPKGVANKVLSVFNLLSKLIALKKINPNIITISGIPINILGGYLYSKGYVQIAGLIVLLASFTDILDGQVAKLLKKESKFGSVFDSTLDRYSEIIIFTGLILFFIKRSENLYSFLTFLALTGSIMVSYVKARAEGAGIPISGGFFKRAERIILLSVCSILGIDVLKIFLYIITFTTHLTAVQRLILVYKKERIETLNRKEEQWEK
- a CDS encoding inositol-3-phosphate synthase; this encodes MGKIKVAIIGVGNCASSLVQGVEYYKKVEKDVYIPGLMHTNIGGYYVKDIEFVAAFDVDKSKVGKDLSKAIFSPPNNTKKFSEVPKLNVKVRKGIVLDSIGKYLKEVVEEASGKTENITEILKESKAEVVINFIPVGSEKATKWYAEKILEADCGMINAIPVFIASNKEWQKKFKDKGLPLIGDDIKSQLGATILHRTLVNLFMDRGMIIDRTYQINFGGNLDFLNMLERERLTSKKKSKTNAVLSQFKARKIKFDEENLHISPSDYIPWLKDNKICYLRIEGRHFGDVPMTLECKLSVEDSPNSAGIVIDAIRILKLALDNGIAGVLEGPSAYLMKSPPVQYDDQEARKLTEEFINKYSKKSS